TTCTAGTTGCCGGAGGTGCCGCAGCAGTAATTTCAAAAAGTCTGGGTGAAAAAAATTCAGAAAAGGCTTATCTGGCAGCCGGAAATGCTTTTACCTTAATAATTGTGCTTAGCACCGTTATCTCCATCCTAGCATTTATCTTTTTATGCCCCATTTTAATTGCTTTTGGGGCAACCACTAGCATAATGCCTTATGCCAGCGACTATCTCTCAATTATTCTTCTTGGCTCGCCTTTCTTTGCTTTTACGGTTGTTGCCAACAACATAATCCGATCAGAAGGAAACGCAAAAACTGCAATGATAACAATGATACTTTCTCTGGGAATGAATATAATCCTTGACCCTATTTTTATTTTTGGATTTAACTTAGGAGTAAAAGGAGCTGCAATAGCTACTGTTATTTCTCAACTCTTTGGCCTTGTTTTTGTGTTA
The genomic region above belongs to Candidatus Margulisiibacteriota bacterium and contains:
- a CDS encoding MATE family efflux transporter, which translates into the protein MEKHQKALGEMPIKKLLMKMAAPAIIGMLANSLYNIVDTIYLGQGVGTLAIAGLTVALPMQMLIMGISFLVAGGAAAVISKSLGEKNSEKAYLAAGNAFTLIIVLSTVISILAFIFLCPILIAFGATTSIMPYASDYLSIILLGSPFFAFTVVANNIIRSEGNAKTAMITMILSLGMNIILDPIFIFGFNLGVKGAAIATVISQLFGLVFVLHYFFTKKTSLNLRPEHFVANKKSIYEILALGSSDFVRQVTFIILAIVIQNSLRYYGGEMYIAVYGIINRIQMFVM